A stretch of the Notamacropus eugenii isolate mMacEug1 chromosome 2, mMacEug1.pri_v2, whole genome shotgun sequence genome encodes the following:
- the EIF4E2 gene encoding eukaryotic translation initiation factor 4E type 2 isoform X4 — MMTVGTMTRMKKTAHRKTAVVPGPSEHPLQYNYTFWYSRRTPGRPTSSQSYEQNIKQIGTFASVEQFWRFYSHMVRPGDLTGHSDFHLFKEGIKPMWEDDANKNGGKWIIRLRKGLASRCWENLILAMLGEQFMVGEEICGAVVSVRFQEDIISIWNKTASDQATTARIRDTLRRVLNLPPNTIMEYKTHTDSIKMPGRLGPQRLLFQNLWKTRLNVP, encoded by the exons ATGATGACAGTGGGGACCATGACCAGAATGAAGAAAACAGCACACAGAAAGAcg GCTGTTGTCCCTGGGCCCTCAGAACACCCACTGCAGTACAACTACACTTTCTGGTACTCCCGGAGGACACCAGGCCGGCCAACCAGCTCACAGAGCTATGAGCAGAACATTAAGCAGATCGGCACATTTGCCTCT GTTGAGCAGTTCTGGAGGTTTTATAGCCACATGGTACGTCCTGGGGACCTGACAGGCCACAGTGACTTCCATCTCTTCAAAGAGGGAATCAAACCCATGTGGGAG GATGATGCAAATAAAAATGGTGGCAAATGGATTATTCGACTCCGCAAGGGCTTAGCATCCCGGTGCTGGGAGAACCTTATACTTGCCATGTTGGGGGAACAGTTCATGGTGGGCGAGGAGATCTGTGGGGCAGTTGTCTCTGTCCGTTTCCAG GAGGACATTATTTCAATATGGAACAAGACTGCCAGTGACCAAGCAACCACAGCCCGTATCCGGGACACGCTACGTCGAGTGCTTAACCTACCTCCCAACACCATAATGGAATACAAAACACACACCGACAGCATCAA AATGCCAGGCAGGCTGGGCCCCCAAAGGCTCCTTTTTCAAAACCTCTGGAAGACGCGGTTGAATGTGCCATGA
- the EIF4E2 gene encoding eukaryotic translation initiation factor 4E type 2 isoform X1: MNNKFDALKDDDSGDHDQNEENSTQKDGEKEKSERDKSQSSNKRKAVVPGPSEHPLQYNYTFWYSRRTPGRPTSSQSYEQNIKQIGTFASVEQFWRFYSHMVRPGDLTGHSDFHLFKEGIKPMWEDDANKNGGKWIIRLRKGLASRCWENLILAMLGEQFMVGEEICGAVVSVRFQEDIISIWNKTASDQATTARIRDTLRRVLNLPPNTIMEYKTHTDSIKMPGRLGPQRLLFQNLWKTRLNVP; encoded by the exons ATGAACAACAAGTTCGACGC cttGAAGGATGATGACAGTGGGGACCATGACCAGAATGAAGAAAACAGCACACAGAAAGAcggtgagaaggaaaaaagtgagCGAGACAAAAGTCAGAGCAGCAACAAGAGGAAG GCTGTTGTCCCTGGGCCCTCAGAACACCCACTGCAGTACAACTACACTTTCTGGTACTCCCGGAGGACACCAGGCCGGCCAACCAGCTCACAGAGCTATGAGCAGAACATTAAGCAGATCGGCACATTTGCCTCT GTTGAGCAGTTCTGGAGGTTTTATAGCCACATGGTACGTCCTGGGGACCTGACAGGCCACAGTGACTTCCATCTCTTCAAAGAGGGAATCAAACCCATGTGGGAG GATGATGCAAATAAAAATGGTGGCAAATGGATTATTCGACTCCGCAAGGGCTTAGCATCCCGGTGCTGGGAGAACCTTATACTTGCCATGTTGGGGGAACAGTTCATGGTGGGCGAGGAGATCTGTGGGGCAGTTGTCTCTGTCCGTTTCCAG GAGGACATTATTTCAATATGGAACAAGACTGCCAGTGACCAAGCAACCACAGCCCGTATCCGGGACACGCTACGTCGAGTGCTTAACCTACCTCCCAACACCATAATGGAATACAAAACACACACCGACAGCATCAA AATGCCAGGCAGGCTGGGCCCCCAAAGGCTCCTTTTTCAAAACCTCTGGAAGACGCGGTTGAATGTGCCATGA
- the EIF4E2 gene encoding eukaryotic translation initiation factor 4E type 2 isoform X3 codes for MNNKFDALKDDDSGDHDQNEENSTQKDGEKEKSERDKSQSSNKRKAVVPGPSEHPLQYNYTFWYSRRTPGRPTSSQSYEQNIKQIGTFASVEQFWRFYSHMVRPGDLTGHSDFHLFKEGIKPMWEDDANKNGGKWIIRLRKGLASRCWENLILAMLGEQFMVGEEICGAVVSVRFQEDIISIWNKTASDQATTARIRDTLRRVLNLPPNTIMEYKTHTDSIKDNSSFRNTKITL; via the exons ATGAACAACAAGTTCGACGC cttGAAGGATGATGACAGTGGGGACCATGACCAGAATGAAGAAAACAGCACACAGAAAGAcggtgagaaggaaaaaagtgagCGAGACAAAAGTCAGAGCAGCAACAAGAGGAAG GCTGTTGTCCCTGGGCCCTCAGAACACCCACTGCAGTACAACTACACTTTCTGGTACTCCCGGAGGACACCAGGCCGGCCAACCAGCTCACAGAGCTATGAGCAGAACATTAAGCAGATCGGCACATTTGCCTCT GTTGAGCAGTTCTGGAGGTTTTATAGCCACATGGTACGTCCTGGGGACCTGACAGGCCACAGTGACTTCCATCTCTTCAAAGAGGGAATCAAACCCATGTGGGAG GATGATGCAAATAAAAATGGTGGCAAATGGATTATTCGACTCCGCAAGGGCTTAGCATCCCGGTGCTGGGAGAACCTTATACTTGCCATGTTGGGGGAACAGTTCATGGTGGGCGAGGAGATCTGTGGGGCAGTTGTCTCTGTCCGTTTCCAG GAGGACATTATTTCAATATGGAACAAGACTGCCAGTGACCAAGCAACCACAGCCCGTATCCGGGACACGCTACGTCGAGTGCTTAACCTACCTCCCAACACCATAATGGAATACAAAACACACACCGACAGCATCAA
- the EIF4E2 gene encoding eukaryotic translation initiation factor 4E type 2 isoform X2: MNNKFDALKDDDSGDHDQNEENSTQKDGEKEKSERDKSQSSNKRKAVVPGPSEHPLQYNYTFWYSRRTPGRPTSSQSYEQNIKQIGTFASVEQFWRFYSHMVRPGDLTGHSDFHLFKEGIKPMWEDDANKNGGKWIIRLRKGLASRCWENLILAMLGEQFMVGEEICGAVVSVRFQEDIISIWNKTASDQATTARIRDTLRRVLNLPPNTIMEYKTHTDSIKAWEEFHGLVNSSGR, translated from the exons ATGAACAACAAGTTCGACGC cttGAAGGATGATGACAGTGGGGACCATGACCAGAATGAAGAAAACAGCACACAGAAAGAcggtgagaaggaaaaaagtgagCGAGACAAAAGTCAGAGCAGCAACAAGAGGAAG GCTGTTGTCCCTGGGCCCTCAGAACACCCACTGCAGTACAACTACACTTTCTGGTACTCCCGGAGGACACCAGGCCGGCCAACCAGCTCACAGAGCTATGAGCAGAACATTAAGCAGATCGGCACATTTGCCTCT GTTGAGCAGTTCTGGAGGTTTTATAGCCACATGGTACGTCCTGGGGACCTGACAGGCCACAGTGACTTCCATCTCTTCAAAGAGGGAATCAAACCCATGTGGGAG GATGATGCAAATAAAAATGGTGGCAAATGGATTATTCGACTCCGCAAGGGCTTAGCATCCCGGTGCTGGGAGAACCTTATACTTGCCATGTTGGGGGAACAGTTCATGGTGGGCGAGGAGATCTGTGGGGCAGTTGTCTCTGTCCGTTTCCAG GAGGACATTATTTCAATATGGAACAAGACTGCCAGTGACCAAGCAACCACAGCCCGTATCCGGGACACGCTACGTCGAGTGCTTAACCTACCTCCCAACACCATAATGGAATACAAAACACACACCGACAGCATCAA
- the EIF4E2 gene encoding eukaryotic translation initiation factor 4E type 2 isoform X5, whose amino-acid sequence MMTVGTMTRMKKTAHRKTAVVPGPSEHPLQYNYTFWYSRRTPGRPTSSQSYEQNIKQIGTFASVEQFWRFYSHMVRPGDLTGHSDFHLFKEGIKPMWEDDANKNGGKWIIRLRKGLASRCWENLILAMLGEQFMVGEEICGAVVSVRFQEDIISIWNKTASDQATTARIRDTLRRVLNLPPNTIMEYKTHTDSIKAWEEFHGLVNSSGR is encoded by the exons ATGATGACAGTGGGGACCATGACCAGAATGAAGAAAACAGCACACAGAAAGAcg GCTGTTGTCCCTGGGCCCTCAGAACACCCACTGCAGTACAACTACACTTTCTGGTACTCCCGGAGGACACCAGGCCGGCCAACCAGCTCACAGAGCTATGAGCAGAACATTAAGCAGATCGGCACATTTGCCTCT GTTGAGCAGTTCTGGAGGTTTTATAGCCACATGGTACGTCCTGGGGACCTGACAGGCCACAGTGACTTCCATCTCTTCAAAGAGGGAATCAAACCCATGTGGGAG GATGATGCAAATAAAAATGGTGGCAAATGGATTATTCGACTCCGCAAGGGCTTAGCATCCCGGTGCTGGGAGAACCTTATACTTGCCATGTTGGGGGAACAGTTCATGGTGGGCGAGGAGATCTGTGGGGCAGTTGTCTCTGTCCGTTTCCAG GAGGACATTATTTCAATATGGAACAAGACTGCCAGTGACCAAGCAACCACAGCCCGTATCCGGGACACGCTACGTCGAGTGCTTAACCTACCTCCCAACACCATAATGGAATACAAAACACACACCGACAGCATCAA
- the EIF4E2 gene encoding eukaryotic translation initiation factor 4E type 2 isoform X6, translating to MMTVGTMTRMKKTAHRKTAVVPGPSEHPLQYNYTFWYSRRTPGRPTSSQSYEQNIKQIGTFASVEQFWRFYSHMVRPGDLTGHSDFHLFKEGIKPMWEDDANKNGGKWIIRLRKGLASRCWENLILAMLGEQFMVGEEICGAVVSVRFQEDIISIWNKTASDQATTARIRDTLRRVLNLPPNTIMEYKTHTDSIKDNSSFRNTKITL from the exons ATGATGACAGTGGGGACCATGACCAGAATGAAGAAAACAGCACACAGAAAGAcg GCTGTTGTCCCTGGGCCCTCAGAACACCCACTGCAGTACAACTACACTTTCTGGTACTCCCGGAGGACACCAGGCCGGCCAACCAGCTCACAGAGCTATGAGCAGAACATTAAGCAGATCGGCACATTTGCCTCT GTTGAGCAGTTCTGGAGGTTTTATAGCCACATGGTACGTCCTGGGGACCTGACAGGCCACAGTGACTTCCATCTCTTCAAAGAGGGAATCAAACCCATGTGGGAG GATGATGCAAATAAAAATGGTGGCAAATGGATTATTCGACTCCGCAAGGGCTTAGCATCCCGGTGCTGGGAGAACCTTATACTTGCCATGTTGGGGGAACAGTTCATGGTGGGCGAGGAGATCTGTGGGGCAGTTGTCTCTGTCCGTTTCCAG GAGGACATTATTTCAATATGGAACAAGACTGCCAGTGACCAAGCAACCACAGCCCGTATCCGGGACACGCTACGTCGAGTGCTTAACCTACCTCCCAACACCATAATGGAATACAAAACACACACCGACAGCATCAA
- the CHRNG gene encoding acetylcholine receptor subunit gamma isoform X2, whose translation MPWLGKLELLLLAGCLGVQGLNQEEKLLDDLMRHYNPNVRPAELDSDVVNVSLKLTLTNLISLNEREEALTTNVWIEMQWCDYRLRWDPGDYEDVWVLRIPSTMVWRPDVVLENKSQTYSSNEIDLQLSKEDGQTVEWIFIDPEAFTENGEWAIKHRPAKRLLDPPASPGEAGHQRVVFYLLIQRKPLFYIINIIAPCVLISSLAILIYFLPAKAGGQKCTVSINVLLAQTVFLFLVAKKVPETSLAVPLISKYLTFLLVVTILIVVNAVIVLNVSLRSPHTHSMAGGVRRVFLYLLPRLLKMHMRPLGHLAPRRLTRYLQNGSSRGTEFSGEEAAPWMPCTELVFQQRWQRDGLVKAALEKIGNGLESGHSQEFCASLKQAGPAIQACVDACNHIAWTRRQQRRFENENEEWMLVGRVLDRVCFLAMIILFLCGTIGIFVLVHYNQVPALPFPGDPRTYLP comes from the exons ATGCCCTGGCTAGGGAAGctggagctgctgctgctggctggCTGCCTGG GAGTCCAAGGCCTGAACCAGGAAGAGAAGCTGCTGGATGACTTGATGAGACATTATAACCCAAATGTGCGGCCAGCTGAGCTGGACTCAGATGTCGTCAATGTCAGCCTAAAGCTCACCCTCACCAATCTCATCTCCTTG AATGAACGGGAAGAAGCACTCACCACCAATGTCTGGATAGAGATG CAATGGTGTGATTACCGCCTGCGCTGGGACCCCGGAGACTATGAGGACGTGTGGGTGCTGAGAATACCCTCCACCATGGTGTGGCGGCCAGACGTCGTTCTGGAGAACAA GTCCCAGACCTATAGCTCAAACGAGATTGATTTGCAGTTGAGTAAGGAAGATGGTCAGACAGTCGAGTGGATTTTCATTGACCCTGAAGCCTTCACTG AGAATGGGGAGTGGGCTATCAAGCACCGCCCTGCCAAGAGACTCCTGGATCCCCCAGCATCCCCGGGGGAAGCTGGGCACCAGCGGGTAGTCTTCTACTTGCTCATTCAGCGGAAGCCCCTTTTCTACATCATCAACATCATTGCTCCTTGTGTGCTCATCTCCTCCCTGGCCATTCTCATCTACTTTCTACCTGCCAAAG CTGGGGGGCAGAAGTGTACCGTCTCCATCAACGTCCTACTTGCCCAGACCGTCTTCCTTTTCCTGGTGGCTAAGAAGGTGCCTGAGacctctctggctgtccccctcATTAGCAA GTACCTGACCTTCTTGCTGGTGGTGACTATTCTAATTGTGGTGAACGCTGTGATCGTCCTTAATGTCTCACTCAGATCACCTCACACTCACTCCATGGCTGGAGGGGTCCGAAGG GTGTTCCTGTACCTACTGCCTCGGCTACTCAAGATGCACATGAGACCCCTGGGCCACCTGGCCCCCAGACGCCTCACCCGATACCTCCAGAATGGCTCTTCTAGGGGGACAGAGTTTTCTGGAGAGGAGGCTGCCCCGTGGATGCCCTGCACTGAGCTCGTGTTCCAGCAGCGATGGCAGAGGGATGGGCTGGTGAAGGCTGCCCTGGAAAAGATag GGAACGGTCTGGAGTCTGGGCACAGTCAGGAATTCTGTGCCAGTCTAAAGCAGGCAGGCCCCGCCATCCAGGCCTGTGTGGATGCCTGCAATCACATTGCCTGGACCAGGAGACAGCAGAGACGTTTTGAGAAc GAGAATGAAGAGTGGATGCTGGTGGGCCGCGTTCTGGACCGAGTCTGCTTTCTGGCCATGATCATTCTTTTCCTCTGCGGTACCATTGGTATCTTTGTCCTGGTCCACTACAACCAGGTCCCTGCTCTCCCCTTCCCAGGAGATCCCCGCACTTACCTGCCTTAG
- the CHRNG gene encoding acetylcholine receptor subunit gamma isoform X1: MPWLGKLELLLLAGCLGVQGLNQEEKLLDDLMRHYNPNVRPAELDSDVVNVSLKLTLTNLISLNEREEALTTNVWIEMQWCDYRLRWDPGDYEDVWVLRIPSTMVWRPDVVLENNVDGVFEVALYCNVLVSPNGCIYWLPPAIFRSSCPVTVTYFPFDWQNCSLVFQSQTYSSNEIDLQLSKEDGQTVEWIFIDPEAFTENGEWAIKHRPAKRLLDPPASPGEAGHQRVVFYLLIQRKPLFYIINIIAPCVLISSLAILIYFLPAKAGGQKCTVSINVLLAQTVFLFLVAKKVPETSLAVPLISKYLTFLLVVTILIVVNAVIVLNVSLRSPHTHSMAGGVRRVFLYLLPRLLKMHMRPLGHLAPRRLTRYLQNGSSRGTEFSGEEAAPWMPCTELVFQQRWQRDGLVKAALEKIGNGLESGHSQEFCASLKQAGPAIQACVDACNHIAWTRRQQRRFENENEEWMLVGRVLDRVCFLAMIILFLCGTIGIFVLVHYNQVPALPFPGDPRTYLP, translated from the exons ATGCCCTGGCTAGGGAAGctggagctgctgctgctggctggCTGCCTGG GAGTCCAAGGCCTGAACCAGGAAGAGAAGCTGCTGGATGACTTGATGAGACATTATAACCCAAATGTGCGGCCAGCTGAGCTGGACTCAGATGTCGTCAATGTCAGCCTAAAGCTCACCCTCACCAATCTCATCTCCTTG AATGAACGGGAAGAAGCACTCACCACCAATGTCTGGATAGAGATG CAATGGTGTGATTACCGCCTGCGCTGGGACCCCGGAGACTATGAGGACGTGTGGGTGCTGAGAATACCCTCCACCATGGTGTGGCGGCCAGACGTCGTTCTGGAGAACAA TGTGGACGGCGTGTTTGAAGTGGCCCTGTACTGCAACGTCCTTGTGTCCCCTAACGGCTGCATCTACTGGCTTCCACCCGCCATCTTTCGCTCCTCCTGCCCCGTCACGGTCACCTACTTCCCCTTCGACTGGCAGAACTGTTCCCTGGTTTTCCA GTCCCAGACCTATAGCTCAAACGAGATTGATTTGCAGTTGAGTAAGGAAGATGGTCAGACAGTCGAGTGGATTTTCATTGACCCTGAAGCCTTCACTG AGAATGGGGAGTGGGCTATCAAGCACCGCCCTGCCAAGAGACTCCTGGATCCCCCAGCATCCCCGGGGGAAGCTGGGCACCAGCGGGTAGTCTTCTACTTGCTCATTCAGCGGAAGCCCCTTTTCTACATCATCAACATCATTGCTCCTTGTGTGCTCATCTCCTCCCTGGCCATTCTCATCTACTTTCTACCTGCCAAAG CTGGGGGGCAGAAGTGTACCGTCTCCATCAACGTCCTACTTGCCCAGACCGTCTTCCTTTTCCTGGTGGCTAAGAAGGTGCCTGAGacctctctggctgtccccctcATTAGCAA GTACCTGACCTTCTTGCTGGTGGTGACTATTCTAATTGTGGTGAACGCTGTGATCGTCCTTAATGTCTCACTCAGATCACCTCACACTCACTCCATGGCTGGAGGGGTCCGAAGG GTGTTCCTGTACCTACTGCCTCGGCTACTCAAGATGCACATGAGACCCCTGGGCCACCTGGCCCCCAGACGCCTCACCCGATACCTCCAGAATGGCTCTTCTAGGGGGACAGAGTTTTCTGGAGAGGAGGCTGCCCCGTGGATGCCCTGCACTGAGCTCGTGTTCCAGCAGCGATGGCAGAGGGATGGGCTGGTGAAGGCTGCCCTGGAAAAGATag GGAACGGTCTGGAGTCTGGGCACAGTCAGGAATTCTGTGCCAGTCTAAAGCAGGCAGGCCCCGCCATCCAGGCCTGTGTGGATGCCTGCAATCACATTGCCTGGACCAGGAGACAGCAGAGACGTTTTGAGAAc GAGAATGAAGAGTGGATGCTGGTGGGCCGCGTTCTGGACCGAGTCTGCTTTCTGGCCATGATCATTCTTTTCCTCTGCGGTACCATTGGTATCTTTGTCCTGGTCCACTACAACCAGGTCCCTGCTCTCCCCTTCCCAGGAGATCCCCGCACTTACCTGCCTTAG